A region from the Citrobacter telavivensis genome encodes:
- a CDS encoding heme-binding protein: MNKSQQVQTITLAAAQQMAAAVEKKATEINVAVVFSVVDRGGNTLLIQRMDEAFVSSCDISLNKAWSACSLKQGTHEITPAVQPGQSLYGLQLTNQQRIIIFGGGLPVIFNEQVIGAVGVSGGTVEQDQLLAQCALDCFSAL; the protein is encoded by the coding sequence TGAACAAGAGCCAACAAGTTCAGACAATCACCCTGGCCGCCGCCCAGCAAATGGCGGCGGCGGTGGAAAAAAAAGCCACTGAGATCAACGTGGCGGTGGTGTTTTCCGTAGTTGACCGCGGAGGCAACACGCTGCTTATCCAGCGGATGGACGAGGCCTTCGTCTCCAGCTGCGATATTTCCCTGAATAAAGCCTGGAGCGCCTGCAGCCTGAAGCAAGGTACCCATGAAATTACGCCAGCGGTCCAGCCAGGACAATCTCTGTACGGTCTGCAGCTTACCAACCAACAGCGAATTATTATTTTTGGCGGCGGCCTGCCAGTTATTTTTAATGAGCAGGTAATTGGCGCCGTCGGCGTTAGCGGCGGTACGGTCGAGCAGGATCAATTATTAGCCCAGTGCGCCCTGGATTGTTTTTCCGCATTATAA
- a CDS encoding 1,3-propanediol dehydrogenase, producing the protein MSYRMFDYLVPNVNFFGPNAISVVGERCQLLGGKKALLVTDKGLRAIKDGAVDKTLHYLREAGIEVAIFDGVEPNPKDTNVRDGLAVFRREQCDIIVTVGGGSPHDCGKGIGIAATHEGDLYQYAGIETLTNPLPPIVAVNTTAGTASEVTRHCVLTNTETKVKFVIVSWRNLPSVSINDPLLMIGKPAALTAATGMDALTHAVEAYISKDANPVTDAAAMQAIRLIARNLRQAVALGSNLQARENMAYASLLAGMAFNNANLGYVHAMAHQLGGLYDMPHGVANAVLLPHVARYNLIANPEKFADIAELMGENITGLSTLDAAEKAIAAITRLSMDIGIPQHLRDLGVKEADFPYMAEMALKDGNAFSNPRKGNEQEIAAIFRQAF; encoded by the coding sequence ATGAGCTATCGTATGTTTGATTATCTGGTGCCAAACGTTAACTTTTTTGGCCCCAACGCCATTTCCGTAGTCGGCGAACGCTGCCAGCTGCTGGGGGGGAAAAAAGCCCTGCTGGTCACCGACAAAGGCCTGCGGGCAATTAAAGATGGAGCGGTGGACAAAACCCTGCATTATCTGCGGGAGGCCGGGATCGAGGTGGCGATCTTTGACGGCGTCGAGCCGAACCCGAAAGACACCAACGTGCGCGACGGCCTCGCCGTGTTTCGCCGCGAACAGTGCGACATCATCGTCACCGTGGGCGGCGGCAGCCCGCACGATTGCGGCAAAGGCATCGGCATCGCCGCCACCCATGAGGGCGATCTGTACCAGTATGCCGGAATCGAGACCCTGACCAACCCGCTGCCACCTATCGTCGCGGTCAATACCACCGCCGGCACCGCCAGCGAGGTCACCCGCCACTGCGTCCTGACCAACACCGAAACCAAAGTGAAGTTTGTGATCGTCAGCTGGCGCAACCTGCCGTCGGTCTCTATCAACGATCCGCTGCTGATGATCGGTAAACCGGCCGCCCTGACCGCGGCGACTGGGATGGATGCCCTGACCCACGCCGTAGAGGCCTATATCTCCAAAGACGCTAACCCGGTGACGGACGCCGCCGCCATGCAGGCGATCCGCCTCATCGCCCGCAACCTGCGCCAGGCCGTGGCCCTCGGCAGCAATCTGCAGGCGCGGGAAAACATGGCCTATGCTTCTCTGCTGGCCGGGATGGCTTTCAATAACGCCAACCTCGGCTACGTGCACGCCATGGCGCACCAGCTGGGCGGCCTGTACGACATGCCGCACGGCGTGGCCAACGCTGTCCTGCTGCCGCATGTGGCCCGCTACAACCTGATCGCCAACCCGGAGAAATTCGCCGATATCGCTGAACTGATGGGCGAAAATATCACCGGACTGTCCACTCTCGACGCGGCGGAAAAAGCCATCGCCGCTATCACGCGTCTGTCGATGGATATCGGTATTCCGCAGCATCTGCGCGATCTGGGAGTAAAAGAGGCCGACTTCCCCTACATGGCGGAGATGGCTCTGAAAGACGGCAATGCGTTCTCGAACCCGCGTAAAGGCAACGAGCAGGAGATTGCCGCGATTTTCCGCCAGGCATTCTGA
- a CDS encoding cob(I)yrinic acid a,c-diamide adenosyltransferase, with the protein MYRIYTRTGDKGTTALYGGSRIEKDHIRVEAYGTVDELISQLGVCYATTRDAGLRESLHHIQQTLFVLGAELASDARGLTRLSQTVGEEEITALERLIDRNMAESGPLKQFVIPGRNLASAQLHVARTQSRRLERLLTAMDRAHPLRDALKRYSNRLSDALFSMARIEETRPDACA; encoded by the coding sequence ATGTATCGTATCTATACCCGCACCGGGGATAAAGGCACCACCGCCCTGTACGGCGGCAGCCGCATCGAGAAAGACCATATTCGCGTCGAGGCCTACGGCACCGTCGATGAACTGATATCCCAACTGGGCGTCTGCTACGCCACGACCCGCGACGCCGGGCTCCGGGAAAGCCTGCACCATATTCAGCAGACGCTGTTCGTGCTGGGGGCTGAACTGGCCAGCGATGCGCGGGGCCTGACCCGCCTGAGCCAGACGGTCGGCGAAGAGGAGATCACCGCCCTGGAGCGGCTTATCGACCGCAATATGGCCGAGAGCGGCCCGTTAAAACAGTTCGTGATCCCGGGGAGGAATCTCGCCTCTGCCCAGCTGCACGTGGCGCGCACCCAGTCCCGTCGGCTCGAACGCCTGCTGACGGCCATGGACCGCGCGCATCCGCTGCGCGACGCGCTCAAACGCTACAGCAATCGCCTGTCGGATGCCCTGTTCTCCATGGCGCGTATCGAGGAGACTAGGCCTGATGCTTGCGCTTGA
- the dhaR gene encoding PTS-dependent dihydroxyacetone kinase operon transcriptional regulator DhaR, whose amino-acid sequence MTVQTQDTGKAVSSVIAQSWHRCSKFMQRETWQTPHQAQGLTFDSICRRKTALLTIGQAALEDAWEFMDGRPCALFILDESACILSRCGEPQTLAQLAALGFRDGSYCAESIIGTCALSLAAMQGQPINTAGDRHFKQALQPWSFCSTPVFDNHGRLFGSISLCCLVEHQSSADLSLTLAIAREVGNSLLTDSLLAESNRHLNQMYGLLESMDDGVMAWNEQGVLQFLNVQAARLLHLDVQASQGKNIADLVTLPALLRRAIKHARGLNHVEVTFESQHQFVDAVITLKPIVEAQGNSFILLLHPVEQMRQLMTSQLGKVSHTFEQMSADDPETRRLIHFGRQAARGGFPVLLCGEEGVGKELLSQAIHNESERAGGPYIAVNCQLYADSVLGQDFMGSAPTDDENGRLSRLELANGGTLFLEKIEYLAPELQSALLQVIKQGVLTRLDARRLIPVDVKVIATTTVDLANLVEQNRFSRQLYYALHSFEIVIPPLRARRNSIPSLVHNRLKSLEKRFSSRLKVDDDALAQLVAYSWPGNDFELNSVIENIAISSDNGHIRLSNLPEYLFSERPGGDSASSLLPASLTFSAIEKEAIIHAARVTSGRVQEMSQLLNIGRTTLWRKMKQYDIDASQFKRKHQA is encoded by the coding sequence ATGACTGTTCAGACTCAGGATACCGGGAAGGCGGTCTCTTCCGTCATCGCCCAGTCATGGCACCGCTGCAGCAAGTTTATGCAGCGCGAAACCTGGCAAACGCCGCACCAGGCCCAGGGCCTGACCTTCGACTCCATCTGTCGGCGTAAAACCGCGCTGCTGACCATCGGTCAGGCGGCGCTGGAAGACGCCTGGGAGTTTATGGACGGTCGCCCCTGCGCGCTGTTTATTCTTGATGAGTCTGCCTGCATCCTCAGCCGTTGCGGCGAGCCGCAAACCCTGGCCCAGCTGGCTGCCCTGGGATTTCGCGACGGCAGCTATTGTGCTGAGAGCATTATCGGCACCTGCGCGCTGTCGCTGGCCGCGATGCAGGGCCAGCCGATCAACACCGCCGGCGATCGGCATTTTAAGCAGGCGCTACAGCCATGGAGTTTTTGCTCGACGCCGGTGTTTGATAACCACGGGCGGCTGTTCGGCTCTATTTCGCTTTGCTGTCTGGTCGAGCACCAGTCCAGCGCCGACCTCTCCCTGACGCTGGCCATCGCCCGCGAGGTGGGTAACTCCCTGCTCACCGACAGCCTGCTGGCGGAATCCAACCGTCACCTTAATCAGATGTACGGCCTGCTGGAGAGCATGGACGATGGGGTGATGGCGTGGAACGAACAGGGCGTGCTGCAGTTTCTCAATGTTCAGGCGGCGAGACTGCTGCATCTTGATGTTCAGGCCAGCCAGGGGAAAAATATCGCCGATCTGGTGACCCTCCCGGCGCTGCTGCGCCGCGCCATCAAACACGCCCGCGGCCTGAATCACGTCGAAGTCACCTTTGAAAGTCAGCATCAGTTTGTCGATGCGGTGATCACCTTAAAACCGATTGTCGAGGCGCAAGGCAACAGTTTTATTCTGCTGCTGCACCCGGTGGAGCAGATGCGGCAGCTGATGACCAGCCAGCTCGGTAAAGTGAGCCACACCTTTGAGCAGATGTCTGCCGACGATCCGGAAACCCGACGCCTGATCCACTTTGGCCGCCAGGCGGCGCGCGGTGGCTTCCCGGTGCTGCTGTGCGGCGAAGAGGGGGTTGGGAAAGAGCTGCTGAGCCAGGCTATCCACAATGAAAGCGAACGGGCGGGCGGCCCCTACATCGCCGTCAACTGCCAGCTATATGCCGACAGCGTGCTGGGCCAGGACTTTATGGGCAGCGCCCCTACCGACGATGAAAATGGTCGCCTGAGCCGCCTTGAGCTGGCCAACGGCGGCACCCTGTTTCTGGAAAAGATCGAGTATCTGGCGCCGGAGCTGCAGTCGGCCCTGCTGCAGGTGATTAAGCAGGGCGTGCTCACCCGCCTCGACGCCCGGCGCCTGATCCCGGTGGATGTGAAGGTGATTGCCACCACCACCGTCGATCTGGCCAATCTGGTGGAACAGAACCGCTTTAGCCGCCAGCTGTACTATGCGCTGCACTCCTTTGAGATCGTCATCCCGCCGCTGCGCGCCCGACGCAACAGTATTCCGTCGCTGGTGCATAACCGGTTGAAGAGCCTGGAGAAGCGTTTCTCTTCGCGACTGAAAGTGGACGATGACGCGCTGGCGCAGCTGGTGGCCTACTCATGGCCGGGGAATGATTTTGAGCTCAACAGCGTCATTGAGAATATCGCCATCAGCAGCGACAACGGCCACATTCGCCTGAGTAATCTGCCGGAATATCTCTTTTCCGAGCGGCCGGGCGGGGATAGCGCGTCATCGCTGCTGCCGGCCAGCCTGACCTTTAGCGCCATCGAAAAGGAAGCTATTATTCACGCCGCCCGGGTGACCAGCGGGCGGGTGCAGGAGATGTCGCAGCTGCTCAATATCGGCCGCACCACCCTGTGGCGCAAAATGAAGCAGTACGATATTGACGCCAGCCAATTCAAGCGCAAGCATCAGGCCTAG
- a CDS encoding iron-containing alcohol dehydrogenase: MLKVIQSPAKYLQGPDASTLFGQYAKNLADSFFVIADDFVMKLAGEKVLNGLHSHDISCHAERFNGECSHVEINRLIAILKKHGCRGVVGIGGGKTLDTAKAIGYYQKLPVVVIPTIASTDAPTSALSVIYTEAGEFEEYLIYPKNPDMVVMDTAIIAKAPVRLLVSGMGDALSTWFEAKACYDARATSMAGGQSTEAALSLARLCYDTLLAEGEKARLAAQAGVVTEALERIIEANTYLSGIGFESSGLAAAHAIHNGFTILEECHHLYHGEKVAFGTLAQLVLQNSPMDEIETVLGFCQRVGLPVTLAQMGVKEGIDEKIAAVAKATCAEGETIHNMPFAVTPESVHAAILTADLLGQQWLAR, translated from the coding sequence ATGCTAAAAGTTATTCAATCTCCAGCCAAATATCTCCAGGGTCCTGACGCTTCTACCTTATTTGGTCAATACGCTAAAAATCTGGCGGACAGCTTTTTCGTGATTGCGGACGACTTCGTCATGAAGCTGGCGGGAGAAAAGGTACTCAATGGCCTGCACAGCCATGACATTAGCTGCCACGCGGAACGCTTCAACGGTGAATGCAGCCATGTTGAAATTAATCGCCTGATTGCCATTCTGAAAAAACACGGTTGCCGCGGCGTGGTCGGGATCGGCGGTGGTAAAACCCTCGATACCGCGAAGGCGATCGGTTACTACCAGAAGCTGCCGGTGGTGGTGATCCCGACCATCGCCTCGACCGATGCGCCGACCAGCGCGCTGTCGGTGATCTACACCGAAGCGGGCGAGTTTGAAGAGTATCTGATCTATCCGAAAAACCCGGATATGGTGGTGATGGACACGGCGATTATCGCCAAAGCGCCGGTACGCCTGCTGGTCTCCGGCATGGGCGATGCGCTCTCCACCTGGTTCGAGGCCAAAGCTTGCTACGATGCGCGCGCCACCAGCATGGCCGGAGGACAGTCCACCGAGGCGGCGCTGAGCCTCGCCCGCCTGTGCTATGATACGCTGCTGGCGGAGGGCGAAAAGGCCCGTCTGGCGGCGCAGGCCGGGGTAGTGACCGAAGCGCTGGAGCGCATCATCGAGGCGAACACTTACCTCAGCGGCATTGGCTTTGAAAGCAGTGGCCTGGCCGCCGCCCATGCAATCCACAACGGTTTCACCATTCTTGAAGAGTGCCATCACCTGTATCACGGTGAGAAAGTGGCCTTCGGTACCCTGGCGCAGCTGGTGCTACAGAACAGCCCGATGGACGAGATTGAAACGGTGCTGGGCTTCTGCCAGCGCGTCGGCCTGCCGGTGACGCTCGCGCAGATGGGCGTCAAAGAGGGGATCGACGAGAAAATCGCCGCGGTGGCGAAAGCCACCTGCGCGGAAGGGGAAACCATCCACAATATGCCGTTTGCGGTGACCCCGGAGAGCGTCCATGCCGCTATCCTCACCGCCGATCTGTTAGGCCAGCAGTGGCTGGCGCGTTAA
- a CDS encoding ATP-binding cassette domain-containing protein, with amino-acid sequence MSEIALRLQDVHVAYGNSQQSVLSGFSMSVRKGEIACLLGASGCGKTTVLRAVAGFERLQNGEIYVSQRRVAGPGVHLPPEKRHVGMVFQEYALFPHLTAQQNVAFGLRRMPREEQQARVTELLKMVELHSHANRYPHELSGGQQQRIALARALAPHPEILLLDEPFSSLDKRTRERLGNEVRDILRAAGQTALLVTHSEHEAQLMADHIGVVKMGQYQIKKATHPT; translated from the coding sequence ATGTCAGAAATTGCATTACGACTCCAGGATGTACACGTTGCTTATGGCAACAGCCAGCAATCGGTACTGAGCGGATTTTCAATGTCGGTACGTAAAGGTGAAATTGCCTGTCTGCTGGGTGCCTCAGGCTGCGGAAAAACCACGGTACTACGCGCAGTTGCCGGATTTGAACGCCTGCAAAACGGAGAGATCTATGTGTCACAGCGACGTGTTGCCGGTCCCGGCGTTCATCTGCCACCGGAAAAACGTCATGTCGGCATGGTCTTCCAGGAGTATGCGTTATTCCCCCATCTGACCGCGCAGCAAAATGTGGCCTTTGGATTGCGTCGCATGCCGCGTGAGGAACAACAGGCCAGAGTGACTGAGCTGTTGAAAATGGTGGAGTTACACAGCCATGCCAACCGCTATCCGCATGAGCTTTCCGGCGGGCAACAACAGCGTATCGCCCTTGCGCGCGCGTTGGCGCCACATCCGGAAATCCTGTTGCTGGATGAACCCTTCTCCAGCCTGGATAAGCGCACACGTGAGCGTCTTGGCAACGAGGTACGGGATATTTTGCGCGCCGCCGGGCAAACGGCGCTGTTGGTTACCCACAGTGAACACGAAGCCCAACTAATGGCTGACCATATTGGCGTGGTAAAAATGGGGCAGTATCAAATTAAAAAAGCGACCCATCCGACCTGA
- a CDS encoding ABC transporter permease subunit: MDSINKPLQFPTLRGLVSGPQSLLTPLHLGALCVALGVLTPIIALIWQATQANLSHWDNLLTYVLPAALKNTVLLLAGVAVMVGVIGVGSAWAVTAWDFPGRKILSWALLLPLAMPTYIVAFAWLDLLHPIGPLQTFIRFLLGFDSPRQFRLPDLRSLSGAIILLGLVLYPYVYLTTRAMFISQPAHLLEAARTLGCSATGTFFRVALPMARPALAVGISLALLETLNDIGASEFLGVQTLTVTVYTTWISRSDLSAAAQIACMMLMFIFLILTLEFYGRRKQGFSSRSLREIQPSRVQGWRGWLLGGVISLPVVLGFLAPVLFLMWESAKRIGDENPLSSSLLSALQNTLSLAAGTTLVVVCVSMLVAWSARHSAADNAMPGFRRGVMRLASLGYAVPGTILAIGFLPPAMAVDRWLADLLDVRGLPLMSAGILLVICCAMRFQAIAIGALDSGLGRIPPSLEQASRLLGENGAGTFARVHFPLLRPALVSSALLVFADAMKELPTTLLLRPVNFETLATLLYAEAARGTYEEGAIAALMIVLAGTLPVILLVRHQMTRRG, encoded by the coding sequence TTGGATTCGATCAATAAACCTCTGCAGTTTCCGACGTTACGCGGCCTGGTTTCCGGGCCGCAGTCATTATTAACGCCGCTACATCTTGGCGCACTGTGCGTAGCGCTTGGCGTTCTGACACCGATCATTGCGCTAATTTGGCAGGCTACCCAGGCCAATTTATCTCACTGGGATAATCTCCTGACGTATGTACTGCCTGCCGCACTAAAAAATACCGTGCTGTTATTAGCCGGTGTCGCGGTGATGGTCGGCGTGATTGGCGTAGGCAGCGCATGGGCGGTAACGGCATGGGATTTTCCTGGACGTAAAATTCTTAGCTGGGCGTTACTGTTGCCGCTGGCAATGCCAACCTACATTGTGGCCTTTGCGTGGCTCGATCTGCTGCATCCGATTGGCCCCCTGCAAACCTTTATCCGTTTTTTACTGGGCTTTGACAGCCCAAGACAGTTCCGGCTGCCAGATTTACGCTCACTTTCCGGCGCAATCATCCTGCTCGGATTAGTGCTTTACCCATACGTGTATCTGACAACCCGCGCTATGTTTATCAGCCAGCCCGCCCATTTACTGGAAGCCGCACGCACGCTGGGATGCAGCGCAACCGGAACCTTTTTTCGTGTTGCTTTGCCCATGGCCCGTCCGGCACTGGCCGTTGGGATCAGCCTGGCACTGCTGGAAACGCTCAACGATATTGGCGCATCGGAGTTTCTCGGGGTACAGACGTTAACCGTTACCGTGTACACCACATGGATCTCGCGTTCTGATTTATCTGCTGCGGCGCAAATTGCCTGCATGATGCTGATGTTTATATTCCTGATTCTGACACTGGAATTTTATGGTCGCAGAAAACAAGGATTCAGCAGCCGCAGCCTGCGGGAAATTCAACCTTCGCGCGTGCAGGGCTGGCGCGGTTGGCTGCTCGGTGGCGTTATTTCACTGCCGGTTGTACTGGGTTTTCTGGCACCGGTACTGTTTTTAATGTGGGAAAGCGCCAAACGCATAGGCGATGAGAACCCCCTTTCCTCTTCGTTACTGTCAGCATTGCAAAATACGCTATCGCTGGCAGCGGGAACCACGCTGGTGGTGGTTTGTGTCAGTATGCTGGTGGCCTGGAGCGCCCGCCATAGCGCCGCAGACAACGCCATGCCGGGATTTCGTCGCGGCGTGATGCGTCTGGCCTCTTTAGGCTATGCGGTTCCCGGCACAATTCTGGCGATTGGTTTTTTACCCCCCGCCATGGCTGTCGACCGCTGGCTGGCCGATTTACTGGATGTTCGCGGCCTGCCGCTGATGTCCGCAGGGATCCTGCTGGTAATTTGTTGTGCCATGCGATTCCAGGCGATTGCCATTGGCGCGCTGGATTCTGGTCTGGGCCGCATTCCACCTTCGCTGGAACAGGCGTCTCGTCTGTTGGGCGAGAATGGTGCGGGGACGTTTGCACGAGTCCATTTTCCCCTGCTGCGCCCGGCATTAGTCAGCAGTGCCCTGCTGGTTTTTGCTGATGCCATGAAAGAGCTGCCAACAACGTTGCTTTTGCGCCCGGTCAATTTTGAAACGCTGGCAACGTTACTGTATGCGGAAGCCGCACGTGGAACCTATGAAGAAGGTGCTATCGCCGCGCTAATGATTGTTTTAGCTGGCACGCTACCGGTTATTTTGTTGGTGCGTCACCAAATGACTCGCCGTGGTTAA
- a CDS encoding extracellular solute-binding protein yields the protein MNSLPRAGLRRITFASVLVFSVSLPAFAQETLTLYTTREPGLIQPLLDSWTKTSGIKVSTVYIKDGMLERVKAEGKNSPADLLMTVDAGNLIDLVEAGVTQPVESEALKTAIPANLRGADNQWFALSMRARVLYAEKSLPIDNWHYEQLASPEYKGKVCIRSGQHPYNTALIAAMIAHHGEAKTEEWLRGVKANLARKATGGDRDVARDILGRICDIGLANSYYVGHMKNAKEGSDARQWGDAIKVVKPTFENGGTHVNISGAAVARYAPNKADAVKLMEYLVSAPAQQQYAKANFEYPVLKGVTLDPVISATIGEINVDKTPLTEIVKYRKQASLLVDKVGFDQ from the coding sequence ATGAATTCTCTGCCTCGCGCCGGACTGCGCCGTATCACATTTGCCTCTGTCCTGGTCTTCTCAGTTAGCCTACCGGCGTTCGCTCAGGAAACGTTAACGCTCTATACCACCCGTGAACCGGGTCTGATCCAGCCTTTGCTTGATAGCTGGACCAAAACCAGCGGCATCAAAGTCAGTACGGTCTATATCAAGGACGGTATGCTTGAGCGCGTTAAAGCTGAAGGTAAAAATTCACCTGCCGACCTGCTGATGACCGTCGATGCCGGTAACCTCATTGATTTAGTGGAAGCGGGTGTAACTCAGCCTGTAGAGTCAGAAGCACTAAAAACCGCTATTCCGGCTAATCTGCGCGGCGCAGATAATCAGTGGTTTGCGCTGTCGATGCGTGCCCGCGTGCTGTATGCCGAGAAGTCACTGCCAATCGATAACTGGCATTACGAACAACTCGCCAGCCCTGAGTACAAAGGTAAAGTCTGTATTCGTTCCGGACAGCACCCGTATAACACGGCGCTGATCGCCGCAATGATTGCTCATCACGGTGAAGCAAAGACCGAAGAATGGCTGCGCGGTGTGAAAGCTAACCTGGCGCGTAAAGCTACCGGTGGCGACCGCGATGTTGCTCGCGATATTCTCGGCCGAATTTGCGATATTGGTCTCGCCAACTCCTATTACGTCGGCCATATGAAAAACGCCAAAGAAGGCAGTGATGCACGTCAGTGGGGCGATGCGATTAAAGTCGTTAAACCCACCTTTGAAAATGGCGGTACACACGTCAACATCAGTGGCGCAGCTGTAGCCCGCTATGCGCCAAATAAAGCCGATGCCGTTAAGCTGATGGAATATCTGGTTTCCGCACCTGCCCAGCAGCAGTATGCGAAAGCGAACTTCGAATACCCGGTACTGAAAGGCGTGACGCTTGATCCGGTTATCAGCGCAACTATTGGTGAAATCAACGTCGATAAAACGCCGTTAACCGAAATCGTTAAATATCGTAAACAAGCTAGTCTGCTGGTAGATAAAGTTGGATTCGATCAATAA